From Staphylococcus sp. M0911, a single genomic window includes:
- a CDS encoding 5,10-methylene-tetrahydrofolate dehydrogenase has protein sequence MSERKVIGLVVAPGVTEKLAENLMEDIPDILSEQHNNQIEWEIDLVVDPLTGYAERVEEIFKKVQAYHDEREWDYVLAITDLPIFHHRRVMALDINMRNGAAIFSYPAFGWRPVKKRFKNAIVTIINEVHHAEQDHRNYDDNDYIEQSVKQQFPLSKIDKTQVYLDDTDSKHIRYLSSSRSRGMFRLVSGMTFANNPLNMMASLSNIVAIAFTTGAFGLIFTTMWQMANNFSMWRLFGISIIAILGMLLWVMMSHDLWESTKQSSNKRITLLYNLTTVMTLLIAVIIYYIILYLMFLFAELVLLPADFLGQQISLKGPAGPDLYLSIPWFAASISTVAGAIGAGLLDEELIKESTYGYRQRIRYEDTHKKQ, from the coding sequence ATGTCTGAAAGAAAGGTCATTGGTTTAGTTGTAGCACCTGGTGTTACTGAAAAACTAGCAGAGAATTTAATGGAAGATATACCTGACATTTTATCAGAACAACACAATAATCAAATTGAATGGGAAATTGATTTAGTTGTTGACCCTCTAACCGGCTATGCGGAAAGAGTAGAAGAAATATTTAAAAAGGTACAAGCGTATCATGATGAACGAGAATGGGATTACGTATTAGCTATTACAGACTTACCGATATTTCACCACAGACGCGTCATGGCACTGGACATTAATATGAGAAACGGTGCAGCTATCTTCTCATATCCTGCGTTTGGTTGGAGACCAGTTAAAAAAAGATTTAAAAACGCGATTGTTACAATCATTAATGAAGTCCATCATGCAGAGCAAGACCACCGTAATTATGATGATAATGATTATATCGAACAAAGTGTTAAACAACAGTTTCCACTTTCTAAAATAGACAAGACACAAGTGTATTTAGATGACACAGATTCAAAACATATACGATACTTATCTAGTTCTAGATCAAGAGGCATGTTTAGATTAGTCAGTGGGATGACATTTGCCAATAATCCGTTAAATATGATGGCGAGTTTAAGTAACATTGTTGCCATTGCTTTTACTACTGGTGCGTTTGGTTTAATATTTACAACAATGTGGCAAATGGCTAATAATTTCTCAATGTGGCGATTATTTGGGATTTCTATTATTGCGATACTAGGTATGTTGCTATGGGTTATGATGTCACATGACCTATGGGAATCCACAAAGCAGAGTAGTAATAAAAGAATTACACTTTTATATAATTTAACTACAGTGATGACACTCTTGATTGCAGTTATCATTTATTATATTATCCTGTACTTAATGTTTTTATTTGCAGAATTAGTTCTTTTACCAGCCGATTTCTTAGGCCAACAAATTAGTCTTAAAGGACCAGCTGGCCCTGACTTATATCTAAGTATTCCATGGTTTGCAGCTTCAATATCAACTGTAGCAGGTGCCATTGGTGCAGGTTTACTTGACGAAGAACTAATCAAAGAAAGTACGTATGGATATCGACAACGAATTCGATATGAAGATACACATAAAAAGCAATAA
- a CDS encoding zinc ribbon domain-containing protein has translation MKYCPNCGNEVKPGQAFCNKCGNTLKKENKQAETSSQGKQATQSKQTYPDRNKYTPQQKNKNKKPIWIIILSIIFILLIGALLYGAYYYYNNVIKDNDSDNQTTETQNKSKDGSQSKESSSSESNSSEKAPTIDVFSNNFDQGYMKSASTEGYKGIYKDMTRKEVEAKFGKSSGKVDGGQTYYEKYGDLAVLYSGDKVDRVGVAPSNVTEDEFLEHYYEPDDRKSDELIYDSNKDNDFSVIAHSKKGKITLIENIDQL, from the coding sequence ATGAAATATTGTCCTAACTGTGGCAATGAAGTAAAACCTGGACAAGCATTTTGTAACAAATGTGGTAACACATTAAAAAAAGAAAACAAACAAGCGGAAACGTCATCACAAGGGAAACAAGCGACTCAATCCAAGCAAACATATCCAGATCGTAACAAATATACTCCTCAACAAAAGAACAAAAATAAGAAGCCAATTTGGATTATAATACTCTCAATTATCTTTATTTTATTAATTGGTGCATTACTTTATGGTGCTTACTACTATTACAATAATGTAATTAAAGACAATGATAGTGATAACCAAACTACTGAAACACAAAATAAATCTAAAGATGGTAGTCAGTCCAAAGAGTCATCCTCTAGTGAGTCTAATTCATCAGAGAAAGCACCAACAATCGATGTATTTAGTAATAACTTTGATCAAGGCTATATGAAATCTGCATCGACTGAAGGCTATAAAGGTATTTATAAGGATATGACTAGAAAAGAAGTAGAAGCTAAATTTGGTAAATCATCAGGCAAAGTTGACGGTGGTCAAACATATTATGAAAAATATGGTGATTTAGCGGTGCTGTATTCTGGAGATAAAGTAGATCGTGTAGGTGTTGCACCTTCTAATGTTACTGAAGATGAATTTTTAGAACATTACTATGAACCTGATGATCGAAAAAGTGATGAGTTAATTTATGATAGTAACAAAGATAATGACTTCTCAGTTATAGCTCACAGTAAAAAAGGTAAGATTACGTTAATTGAAAATATAGATCAATTATAA